CTCGTCCCTCGTTACCCCGAGCATGACCTCCGTTCCCGGTTCCATCTGGCGGGCGACGAGAAGACCGTCATAACTCACTCCCCTGGAATCGAAGCGGTTGCAGAGTTCGTCGAAGGCCCGGAGCGCGTCATCGGCGGAATGAACGTTCAACACGATTCCCCCCTCGTCCGATTTATGAATGACTTCGGATGAGTTTACCTTGAGCACCACCGGGTAGCCGAGGGCATCTCCGTATCTTCTCACATCATCGTGTTTTGTGACCCTGAAATAGGGAGAGACGGCTATGCCGTATCTCTCCAGAAGGGCAAAAGCGTCGACGGGAGTGAGCATGTTCCCCGCCGCTTTCTCTTCCCCGTGGGGTAAGGATTCCCTGGTCTCGGGTATTCTCCCCAGCTTGAGGTAAACAGAAGCGGCCTTGACCGCCCTCTCCGGTGTGGGAAAGACCGCGATCTTGCGCTCCCCCATCTTTACCCTCTCCTCGCGCTCGACATCGGCACCGCCAAGGTAGGCAACGAGATGGCATTTATCAGCGGAAACGATATCAACGGCGCCGGGAACGGGATCGCCGAAAATAGGCATGACGATATCGTAATCTTTTTCCGCCATATCCATGACCCTCTTGAACATTGCCGCATCCGCATCGCCTGTCAGGTCAATGGGATTGACCGTAATGCAATGAGGCGGGATAACCTTGGAGATCTCCTCGGCCACTGCCGGCTTNNNNNNNNNNNNNNNNNNNNNNNNNNNNNNNNNNNTCCTCGATATCCAGGGCCCGGACAACGCCGTATTTCTTAAACAGCGCATTGTATATTTCATCCCGTCCCGCGAGGGATTTTGTGTGTGATTCCGCTGCAATCTTTCCCCGCGCCGTCCTTCCCGCCTTGAAGATAACGACGGGCTTTCCGCAATTTTGAAGGGACCTCTGGAACTGCTCGGGACTTTTAACTCCCTCTATGTAGAGCGTTATCACCTTGGTGCTTGGATCCTCCGAAAAGTATTCGATGAGCTCCGCCTCGTCGACATCCGCGCGGTTTCCCATGCTCACAAACGCAGAAAAACCGATTCTCTCCTCCGAAGCCCAATCGATGAGGGCGGCCCCCACGGTTCCGCTCTGTGAGATGATCGCCATATCGCCGCGCAATCTTATGAGGGGCCAGGAGGCGCAGAGGTTGTGGTACGCGTAGTTCACTCCCTGGCAGTTCGGCCCAATTACCCGCATCTCTCTTTTTTCCGCTATCTCTGCGAGCTGTTTCTGGAGTCTCTCCCCTTCGTCACCGGCTTCGGCAAATCCCCCGGTGATAACTATGGCTGAGCGCACCCCCTTTTCTCCCAGCCTGTCAAGCGTTGCCGGTACGACCCCCGCGGGAATTATCACCACTGCCAGGTCGATTCCCTCGGGCAGATCGTCAGGGTCGTTGACACAGGATAGTCCCAGAATGTCCTTTGCCTTCGGGTTGAGCGGATATACCGTGCCTTTGAAGCCCGCGTTGATGATATTCTCCAGTATCTGGTAGCCGAGCTTTTCCGGATTCGTCGAAGCCCCAACAACGGCGATTGAATCCGGTTTGAATATCGCGTCAAGCCCCCTTTTCATGCCTGCCTCCTTCAGTCGTCATTGAAAATCAAATTATTTTCGGTGAAACGAGCGCTTTCAGCACGAAGCTTCCCGGTTCCAGAACATCCTCTCCCTCAAGATACGCAACACCGCAGGTATCGAAATCTATCGACACAACGGCTTCCCGCCCCGTCGTTATGAGATGGCCCGCAAATCTTCCGATCGAGGGCATGTGCCCGACAACAACTATTGTTCCTCCCGGATCGTTCCGGGAGAGGAGGCTGGCCACGTCCTCGGGGTTTGCTTCAGGCCCCAGAGCGTCCGAAACGATGATCTTTTCCTCATCGAACTTCAGGAACCCGGAGATTATCGCCGCCGTCTTGATCGCCCGTATTTTGTCGCTTGCATAAATCTGGTCCGGTTTTACCTTCAAAGAGGAAAGAAACGATCCGACAGAGGCGGCCTCCTCCTGCCCGCGCGGCGAGAGTGACCTCGACGGGTCAACAGATTTCGGGTTGGCTTCGCCGTGCCGAACGAGAAAAAGGCCCAGCCTGCTTTCTCTCTCCATTCTCTCCCCAGGAAAAAAAGGGATAATGAACTATTAAAATCTAAATTGACCCTTTTTAAAAGGGAAAACACCATGCCGTCGCTATTATCGCTCGATAAAAGCCTTGAACCTGTTGAAATAGTCATCTCCCCCCACGACATACGTGTCGTTGTGAGAGGCTCCCGCAATGACATAGAGCTCCTTCGGCTCGGGGGCAAGCTCGTAAAGCCTTTCGCCCATCCAGAGGGGAATGATCTCGTCCCTCTCACCGTGAACGATGAGCTTGGGTATAGCGACTTTCCCGATGAGGTCTGCCGTCTGGTAATTTGCG
The sequence above is drawn from the Deltaproteobacteria bacterium genome and encodes:
- a CDS encoding CoA-binding protein, whose amino-acid sequence is MKRGLDAIFKPDSIAVVGASTNPEKLGYQILENIINAGFKGTVYPLNPKAKDILGLSCVNDPDDLPEGIDLAVVIIPAGVVPATLDRLGEKGVRSAIVITGGFAEAGDEGERLQKQLAEIAEKREMRVIGPNCQGVNYAYHNLCASWPLIRLRGDMAIISQSGTVGAALIDWASEERIGFSAFVSMGNRADVDEAELIEYFSEDPSTKVITLYIEGVKSPEQFQRSLQNCGKPVVIFKAGRTARGKIAAESHTKSLAGRDEIYNALFKKYGVVRALDIE
- the sixA gene encoding phosphohistidine phosphatase SixA, which gives rise to MERESRLGLFLVRHGEANPKSVDPSRSLSPRGQEEAASVGSFLSSLKVKPDQIYASDKIRAIKTAAIISGFLKFDEEKIIVSDALGPEANPEDVASLLSRNDPGGTIVVVGHMPSIGRFAGHLITTGREAVVSIDFDTCGVAYLEGEDVLEPGSFVLKALVSPKII